The Nicotiana tomentosiformis chromosome 9, ASM39032v3, whole genome shotgun sequence genome contains the following window.
GTACATCTATTCGTCCGCCTTCGGAGTGTGCAGTAGGGGCAGACTTGATAGGTACCGTTTGAGCTCTTCCAAAGCCTATTGGCATTCTAAGGTCCAggaaaaattattcttcttcaatagtgagaagaatcgaTAGCTTTTGTTcgaggacctcgatatgaaccggcCCATAGTGGCTATACGTCTGGTTAGCCTATGAACGGCCTTGACGTTGCCCAccacggtgatgtcttctatggaatttgattttgtcgggattgatctctattcctcgattggataccatgaacctgaGGAATTTTCCCGATCCAACCCCGAATGCGCACTTCTccaggttcagcttcatattgtatttcttcaatatatcaaaggtttcctgcaaatgtttcaaatggtcctctgctaacagggacttaactaacaggtcgtcaatataaacttccattgattttcctacttgttcttcgaacatccggtttactaggcgttgataggtgGCACCGGCGTTCTTTAAtctgaatggcattacattataaaaataggtgccgaatttagtgattAAATTAGTCTTCTTTTGGTCGCCAGGGTCCATCCGAATTTAGTTGTAGCCGGAATAgacatcgagaaagctgagtatctcgtgccccGCCATCGCGTCGATCATTatatcgatgttaggcaaaggaaaagaatccttagggcatgccttgtccaagtctttgtaatctacacacattcttagcttatttcccttttaggtactaccactacgttatctaaccaatctgggtacttaacttcccgaatgggcctttttaaaaaaagtttagatacctcgtccttgatgaatgcatgcttgacctcAGACTAAGGTCTCCTCTTCTATTTAACtgggtggaacttcgggtccaaactcagcttatgagtggttacctccagtgggatccctgtcatgtcaagatgggaccaagcgaaataaactatgttagttttaagaaaattaatgagatttttcctgagctcgggggctaaccccgtgcccaagtatacctttcaatCTGGTATATGTTCGATCAAtgtgacttgctccaactctttGACCATCGATTTGGTGGCGTTGGTATCATCATGTGCTATGAATGATCTCGGAACTTCATAATCATCTTCCTCGTTCCTCCAGTCTGGACGGGACCGGCATCGGTGGTTGCTATTTAACTTCGTCCTTTCTAGTCAGTCCCACGTCCCTTAATGTTGATACGGCAGGTACCGGGAGTAATTCATCAACTGTGAACAACTCCTTTGTAGCCGGATGTTCTCTGTATACCGTCTTGATTCCTCCCGACGTAGGGAACTTCAATGCTTGGTGTAAGGTCGAAGGTaccaccctcatgttgtgaacccatgatcttccgaatagagcattatacctcatgtccccttcgattacatagaaTTTCGTTTCTTGGACGGTCCCGGCGGTGTTCACTGGTAGGGTTGTCTCctctttagtggtttcacatgccatgttaaatccatTCAACACCCGGACTGCTAGCGCTATTCGATCTTGTAACTCCAACTAATCTACGACTTTCGATCTGacgatgttggccgagctacctggatcaatcaacacatgtttaactcaagatttattaattacggatattaccagtgtatCATTATGAGGTTGTACGATGCCCTAGACATCCTCGTCGTTGAACAAAATGGTTCCCTCCAGGATATAATCTATGGtgcatttttcccttgtgatagatactttagtgtgttttatcattggcccttgagggatatcgacccctccaatgatcatgttgatgatgtgttgaggttcctcttgttcgGTCTGTTTGTTAGAGTCCCTATTTCTGAAGTTGTTTTTGGCTcaatcactcagaaattctcgtAGGTGCTTGTTATTAAACAACCGGGAAACTTCTTCCCTCAATTGCCGGCAATTCTCGGTCATGTGgacatgagtgccatgatacttacacatcaagttATGATCTCTCTGGGTAGGGTCAGATTGaaatggtcgaggccacttggtatcgTTGATGTGTCCGATGGCTGATACTATACTGGtagcatcgatgttgaagttatatttcgACAATCTTGGTGCCTCCCTGGCCCTGAGCAGCATGTCGAAATATTTTTTGCTCATCATACCTTGGCTATTGGGCCCTCCATCGCTTCTCTTTTCGCTCCTCATAGGGTGACTCCCGGACCCGTTTCCCCTTCGATCTCAACTGTTTGATTTATACCGATCTCGGATCGATCTAGGTTCATGATCGATGACTCTCTTAAACCTGTCGTCGGTTCTAATGGGATAAATGGACCTAGAAGGAGCTCCGAGTTGGTCGTTCCCAACTCTAATTTTCGACTGGTATCTGTTGTGGACGTCAGCCTAGGTTATCGCCGGATActctaccaaattttgttttagctgcTGCAAAGCCAATGAGCTTTGGGGGTTAAGCCCTTGAGTGAATGTCTGAACGGGCCAATCATCATCAACTGGAggcaagtccattcgttccatctGGAACCTCGACACTAACTCGCTATCTCTTTGTTTAACTTTGAAAAGGTCCCATTTTTTGGGTTCCACCTTGATGGCCCCGACACGTGCCTTCACAAAAGCATATGCAAACATAGCAAATGAATCAGTACAAGttaggggtaagttgtgataccatatcatcgctTCTTTTGACAGAGTTTCCCAGAATTGTTTTAGCAAAACTGACTCGATTTCATCATATTCCAAGTcgtttcccttgatggcacatgtatatgaGGTCATATGCTTGTTTGTTTTGTGGTTCCGTTGTACTTTGGGGGTTGCTCcagggatttgatcgacccttgAGTATGAGGGTTGCTCCAGGGATTTGATTGACCCTTGAGTTATATGtctccacctttttgtcgttggCCTCGATTTTCCTTTCACCTGATTCCACTCGCTTCGTcaatgcttcaagcattttcacTATCTCGAGGTTGGCCCTGGCTTAGTTTCACCCGATCTCTCGGTGGTTTTCTCGTTTCTTCGGGTGTTCTCTCGGGACCATTCAGGCTCGACCCTACCAGGAGGGTGGCCTTGATTCTAAAGTTGTGTTATCGCCgcatgttgagcctgcaacattttgaaGATTAGCCGCAGGCTTATCCCATCATCTTCGCCTTTGGGCGTTTCTCGAACTATTGGTCGAGGGCCTCCACGAGCGCTGTTTTTAGGGTCAGTTGGCAGGTGGGCGTCGATTGAATCGGCAGCTGGGACTCCATTGGGATCAGTAGGGGGCACCTCATTGCTAGGCACCAGGTTGTTGTTTTCGCCATGATGGCCAGACTCAGCCTCAACATTCAAGTGAGCAGAGTGAGAGTTTGACATATTTATGTTGTCTTGAAATTGAAACcttaaagaacaagcgtaaaatagagtgtgttatggaaatttgtatcaaaccaccactattattcttagccccaACATGGgtgtcaaactgtttacccttaaaatggataacaattgaatttatacgcggttttaaagATAAATGGATTGATTCTAACATAAATAATCAAGAACATTAGATAAATGAGTTAAAGACACAATGAATAGTCAAACCAGTCGTAACGTTATGGCATAACTTGAACTTGGATTGGGTAATAGTTTCTGCCCTCGGTTGGGTCTTGGGTTCGAAGCCAATCAAGAGCAAAGAAcaaaagtaaaataaagacttTTTTAGTAGTTAGAAAGTAGAGAAATAATTTTGTATTGtcttggtatgcgtgttacaatgtctctattcaaacaaaagattcccctttatatagtaggagagtttcacccctagtacaagtctaaaaaagataaaaatcttcttttttcgtTAGTTACTGATCCGTTACCGAAATTGAGCAAGATTCACGACGTGATATCAAGTTGGACGCGGATATCACGACTCTCTGTTAGTCGTGTGCGACCGTTCATGCACTTCTCGAAGTCTCAGAACCCGTCCCGGCCCCGGGGTACGTCGTTTTATCAAGTCCGTTGGTGAGCATTTTATTCGAGCACTGGTGCAAAAAGTTCTCAGCCTTGATTCCGACCCCGTGTAATCGTATCCTCGCTTTGCTTGACCCACCGGGAAATCAAGGTGTACGTTGGCCCCGGTTTGACCCGTATACAATTCTTTCTAATTATTAAAATTTGTTTAGGCTTGAAAAATAATATATGAATGAAAGTTGGATTAATGAATGGGAATAATAATCATGTTTTAGGGAGAAAAATTATCATAaatttgtattattattatttaaacatGTTTTAGATGCTATTGCCACGTGGCCCCGCTAAAATGCAAACGACGTTGTTGTGAATACCACGCTTCCTAGCAGCTACCTCACCCACTTCTTTGAAAAGACTAGGGCCGTTTGACTATAAAAAtgattcttttttttaaaatttattattattattttttcagaaGCATTATTTGgcaatgaaaattttaaatttcacttgaaattaaatttcaaaaaactattttttgtaaAAGTTTCACTTCAAAACACTCACAACAATTTAAAAATAGTTTCAAATTGTATttatatccaaacacaactctaattttcaaaaatatcattttcaaCTTTGAATTGTTTTCTTACTTTTTTTCagaatttttatgtccaaacgcccgctAAACAGTAGCACTACCTAGTGGCAGTTTCGTAATTTAATCATAGCTCAGTGGCATATTCGAATCACGGCTCCATATTTACTTCTCCCTCCTCTTTCCCACTTATTTCAACTTCCAGTTCATAAGCCCGATCCTGAACCAAACCGGTTCCGAATCGAAAGACTTTCAGTCCGGTTTAATCCCGGTTTACAGCAGAGCAACCGGTTTACAGGCATCGTAAATGACGTCCGGCACGAGACTTCCGTCATGGAAAGAGAGAGAAAACAACAAACGGAGAGAACGACGGCGAAGGGCGATCGCGGCGAAGATCTTCGCCGGACTTAGAATGTATGGTAATTTTAAGCTCCCAAAACACTGTGATAATAATGAGGTGTTGAAAGCTCTGTGTAATGAAGCTGGTTGGATTGTTGAAGAAGATGGCACCACTTACAAAAAGGTAAATATCAATTTTATGTCATATACTTCTCTTTTTGATTTGTACAAAAAAAACATTTTTGTATATTTAGAATCAATttacttttaaaattttcattttactCTTATTAAGAtagatttatagtcacacaaatgtaTATATCTTGTTTTAGATTagaagtttcaaaagtcttcatttttttctttcttaaaacTCTCTGTTTTTGTTCCGAAGCTCAAATTTTCACGTtttcaaaaaagaaattaaaattgaAAAGACAAAATCCATTACATTCTCTGTGTTTGTGTAAGTAATCCATGGTCTGAGATCTTCTGAACATTTCACCCAGATGATAATTTGACATGAATGCCCCTGCCGATACTTGTGTTTCCTCTGTCGAGTTCTTTTGCTTTTCAGTAGAGAAGGCTAATTCAGTCATTTTGTTACGCCCTTATTGACTCCATAAGGAcattttgggaattttaaagGTTAACCACTTGAGGAACAAAAATTTTATCTAAAAAAAAATGACTCATTTCTAAAATTTaacttaaattttctatttttacgCTTAATGATAAGTTTTAGTAGTTGGACAAATGTTACACTTTTAAAATCATAGCATATTTCAAAATCTTATAACCACACATATTATGTCCTGTGTGAGATCACAAGTTTTATTtatctaattttttttattaaattctgTGCAGAATCAAACATGGTCATATAAAATGAAATGAAGGTAGTAATAGTTTAAATTTTATACACAGACAATAAATTAATTGCATGTAAATTTTCATAATAAAATGTTCATTTGTAACTTTGAAAATGAGCAGACTATTAGTATAGTAACATATTAAATTGTGCTTATTCTTTATATTGTTCGCTTATATAACTTAAATCAGTTGCTAATTTTTTGTGTATTAAATTTGGTTATTGTCTTTTTCCGAGATTCCCGGGGTAATACACACTGCCCACCTAAAGTCAAGCATGGGATTCAATAGTTTCTTTTGCGGTGGTGTGGATTGGTTGTCAATTTGTGGGCCTTAGATGTTCTTGAAACGTTGGGGGTGTCATTTATTCTACTTTATATTGCAGTTGTTATAAAGTTAATAATGTATGACTATAATGGAAAGTAGATATCAAATCTTATATTCTTTTACATCGACGGTGTAGCTTAGTGGACAATAAAATGGAAGAAGATTCATGATGTCCAAGGTTCATATTTCACGACGTCAAAAAGGGATTAGGTGTTTTCTCTCATCTGTCTCAGCTTTTGTGAGCTGAGTTACCCAATACCTATGTTAATGGGAAAGAACATTATTGATTAACTTGTCAAGGTGTGCGTAAGATAGCCTAAACATCACCATAAAGAATCTTTGGATTCTCtttacaacaacaacgacccagtaagATCTCCAAGTGGGGTCCGGAGAatgtagtgtgtatgcagaccttacctctaccatgagggatagagaggctgtttccgatagaccctcggctcaagaagaatCAAAAGAGACCTTTTGATTCTTtttcacacacacaaaaaaaaatagcTGGTGAGGCTGTAGAGCTTGTGGGGAAATTAATATTGGATTGGATAAGAGAATAGCTGTTGTTGGGCTAAGAGAGTGAATTATAATGATGGTGTTGACATTATTGATAGTGCCATCTCTTTTGCCCTTTTATGGTATATGGGTGTGGGTTATGTCCAATTCTTTTTGGGTATGTTTGGTACTTTTATCATTAATATGTAGGGATATGGCTGTCATGATTCTGAGTCTTTGGTCAATTGTAGGAGGGGGGACCAATAAAATATATCATAATTGTTGTGGATGAAAATTTAAGTGGTCATTTGATGACAAAAGGGTTTCAGATTTTTGGTGATGCATTGTGGAGCCTAAATCTAAGAATTGAATGGTTCTGAATTTGTATATTATTTAgtgaatttcttaatacaaatataaAGTTCGTATTAAAGCTATTGATATCGGCCGAACTCATAGCTAACCTTCTAGCTCAGCCCCTAACAGTCACCTGGCAAGTGGATTGCTGAAGATGACTCCACTAATTTCTTGTGTATTTAACTATTTATGCAGAATGATTGTGGATGAGGTACTCTTATGCTATGGACTGAGATAAAATACTAGGGCTTACTAAACAATCTTAAAATTATCAAAGATGTTAGTTAAAATATAATTCATGTCAAACAGAAAGTAGTCTCATTATAAGAAAAAGGAACTGGAGCAGACACAGATTGTGATTCAACTCATTAGATTGCTgatctcctttcatttctcatgcAGTAGGTTTTTACTGTGACCGAGTCCCTGATCAACCAATAGTATTAGTAACTACACAAGTAAGAGAAATGGTCTCAAAATGACATTCTAGCCATCAGCAATGAACATTCTTTCAAAAGTTAATAACTTATCTGCTAGATTATTAGATACATCAACTAGTTCATTGAACATATCTTAGCGATGATGTTGGTCCGCTCACAATCTGTCTCATGTTTTCACTCTGTCTTTGTATATGGAGAGCTAAGTTAAGTAGTCACTGACTCACTGTGTTGCAGAAGTTTTCTATTAACAACGAAGCAAATTGCTACATTCATAAGAACCAAAATATTGGTGGCTCCACATTCATGATATGATTTGTATGTTAAGTGATGTCTCTGCTTCTGTGTGGACACATCTATATTTTTGTGAACAATGATAGAGATGAGCGGTCAAGGTACAAGTAGTGTGCAAAATGAGTGCTCGTGCTTTGGTTGCTTTGTTTGAGTTGATATTTTAATCAATGATTTGGAAAATTATCAGCGCATTCAGGTCTGCCTTATTGCTTTGCACCAAGTAACAACTTGTTTATGGCTTTATGTTGCATCTAGAACTTGAATGTTTGACATCTTTGAGGGACGGTGACATTGCATAGTTCTGGTGGCAGATTTGTTGTCAATTCTTTTTGTGATTATCCATTTTTATATATGCTTATCGATTTTTCTATTTTCCAGGGATGCAAGCCAGTAGAACGTATGGATATTATAGGTTATTCAGCATCTGTAAATCCCTGCTCATCTTACCAACCGAGTCCAGGTGCTTCGTATAATCCAAGCCCTGCTTCCTCATCTTTCCCTAGCCCGGTCTCATCCCATTACGTTGCAAATACCCAAAATAATTCGGATCCCAACTCACTAATTCCTTGGCTTAAGAATCTGTCATCCGGTTCATCGCCTTCTTCTTCCAAATTTCCCCACCATTTGTACATTCCGGGGAGCTCTATAAGTGCGCCCGTTACTCCACCTTTGAGCTCTCCTACAGCTCGTACTCCTAGGATGAGCGATGATCCCGCAGCCAATTCAACGTCATGGGTACAACAACACTATGCTTTCTTGCCGTCCTCTACCCCAGCTAGTCCTGGTTGTCAAACACCACCCGATTCAGGTTGGCTTTCTGGTGTTCAAACTCCACAAGACGAGCCTTCATCTCCCACATTTAGCCTTGTCTCGCCAAATCCATTTGGATTTAAGGAGCCACTATCGTACGGAGGGTCTCGGATGTGGACACCAGGGCAAAGCGGGACATGTTCTCCAGCAATTGGAGCAGGTATCGACCGAACAGCTGATATACCAATGTCAGATGCTATTTCAGCGGAGTTTGCGTTTGGCAGCAATATGAAGGGATTAGTAAAGCCATGGGAAGGTGAAAGAATTCATGAGGAATGTGTGACCGATGATCTGGAGCTTACACTTGGGAACTCTAGCACAAGGTAATCCTTTCTATTACCTACTTTTGTCGAAAGTATCTTTGCTACCCATACAAGGATGGAAAGTTGATTGTAGAAAGGGGCTGATTATCATAATGTTGGCCTGAGATGAATTGAAATAGGGAACATGGTATGATTCATATAGtcgaccccaacttgtttgggattgagtcaattgttgttgttgttgcttcgcAAATAGAGTAGTGCAATGAGAAATCTATTTATTCATTGATTTGGTCATGACCTATCTTTGTGCAAGGTTTGAAATTAACTTCTTCTGTTGGTCCCTTCTGAATGTGAAGATGTTCTGATTCGTAAAACCATTTAAAATACATAGTAGGAGCAAATGGCACAGGTTCCTTAGAGCAACATTGTCTCTGTGtcacctataggtcacgggttcgagccgtggaagcagccactttttttttttttttttccttttgtacTTATCTTTTGTGATTGTTCACATAATATATAGTAGCTGGTGTTGACTTAGCCAAAGTGTTTTGCATCTCCTCGAGTGAAATTGTTCCTTTCTCCATCTATTAATATTTCCTCAATAGTGATTACCTGCACTCCAAACCATACTAATTTAACATGGTTATGTCATAATTTAAGGTGAGAATATATATTGATTAACTACGATTTAGTGATAAGAATATATGTAAAGACATTTCAAAATGA
Protein-coding sequences here:
- the LOC104088065 gene encoding BES1/BZR1 homolog protein 4-like is translated as MTSGTRLPSWKERENNKRRERRRRAIAAKIFAGLRMYGNFKLPKHCDNNEVLKALCNEAGWIVEEDGTTYKKGCKPVERMDIIGYSASVNPCSSYQPSPGASYNPSPASSSFPSPVSSHYVANTQNNSDPNSLIPWLKNLSSGSSPSSSKFPHHLYIPGSSISAPVTPPLSSPTARTPRMSDDPAANSTSWVQQHYAFLPSSTPASPGCQTPPDSGWLSGVQTPQDEPSSPTFSLVSPNPFGFKEPLSYGGSRMWTPGQSGTCSPAIGAGIDRTADIPMSDAISAEFAFGSNMKGLVKPWEGERIHEECVTDDLELTLGNSSTR